The genome window GTGAGGCACTCGAGCGTGGTCAGGCAGATCAGGCGCTTCAACGCCACGGCCGCCGGCCGCGCCTTCCTGAGGGGCGGCGAGCGCGTCGCGCCCGGCGGGCCACTGGGTCAGATCTACCGCGGCCTCGCCATCTCGCTCGGCTCCTACAGCAAGGGGCTCGTCGTTCCCGACGACGCGACGCTGCTGCGCGTCGAGCCGCACATCTCTTGGTGGGACTTCCACCGCTCGCCGGCGGCCATCCGGGCCGGCGAACTCGCCACGCGCGCGCTGCTGACCGGCGGCGGCCAGGAACGCGGGCCCGAGGTACTCTCGTCCGGATGACGCCCCCGACGACCCCCTCGCTGTTCCCGGCGCTTGCCGCCGCCCCCTGGTGGACGCCCTTCCTGGCGCGCCGCGAGGCCAGCGCCGCCAGCGTCGACCTGCCCGTGGCGCTGGCCGCGGCCGGCCACCCCGACCCGGCCGCCGCCGTGGCGTACACGGTCATGGCCCACCGGACCGTGCTGAGTCCCTACGCCGTCGGTGCCGTGCCTTCGGGGCTGACCGCCCTGGCGCGCGCCGAGCTGTGGCGCCTCGCCGAGACGCTCAGGCGCGTGATGGAGCCCAGCGGCGCCGTGGGCCGTAACGCGGCCGGCGTCACGCTGACCGACCTGGCGTCGTCGCCGTTGGAGCCAGTGGCCCAGGCGCGCGTGGCCCGGCTGGCCCAGGCGCTCCTCGGTGCCGACGCCGACGCCCTCCTGGACGTCTACCTCGGGCTGCTGGGCGAGGTGGGGAACGGGCCGGCGAGCCTCCATCCCGCCCTGACCTGGCGCGACGGGAACCTCGAGCCGCTCAATTACCCCGACGCGCCGGCCTGGGAGGAGCTGGCGGGGCTGGATGGGCCGCTCACGCGCCTCGCCGCCAACACGGAGGCGTTGTTGGCGGGGCGACCGGCCAACGACTGCCTCCTGTACGGCGCGCGCGGCAGCGGCAAGTCGACCGCCGTGCGCGGCCTGGTGCACCGCTACGCCGAGGGGGGCCTGCGCCTCGTCGAGGTGGCGCCCGCGACGCTGGAGGGGCTCCCGCGACTGCTAGAACTGCTCAGGCCGCAGCCACTGAAGTTCGTGCTCTTCGTCGACGACCTTGCCTTCGAGGGAGAGGACGACGCCTACCGGCCGCTCAAGAGCCTCCTCGACGGCGGGCTGCGGCGCCGCCCCGCCAACACGCTGGTGTACGCCACCTCGAACCGGCGGCACCTGGTGAGAGAGCGCCTCCGCGACCGCCCCGACCCGCTCGACGACGACGTGCACGCCTGGGACACGACCCAGGAGCGGCTGGCGCTGGCGGACCGCTTCGGGCTCGTCATCACCTTCCCGGGGGCCGACCAGCGCCGCTACCTGGAGCTCGTGCGCGCCCTCGCCGCGGCGCGGGGCCTCGCGGTCGACGCGGACCTGGTCGAGCGGGCCTTGCGCTTCGCCGACTGGAACAACGGGCTGTCGGGCAGGACGGCCAGGCAGTTCGTGGACAGCCAGTGAGGCGGGCGCACCGGGGCGCCTAGCCCTGGTCGGAGCCCGGCGCCGCGCTTAGCTTGGAGGCGTGGCGGACGTCGCGACCAGGCGGGAGTCACCCGCCGCCCCCGCGTACGGTGGGGAGGCGCCCTGGGCGGAGACCGCCGATGCGGTCGCCTGCCTGCTCGGGGTGGATCCGGCGGCGGGCCTGGCAGGGGCCGACGCCCTCGAGCGGCTGCGCCGTCACGGCGAGAACGTCGCCGCCGCCACGACGCCGCGCGCCTGGTGGCGGGTCCTGCTCGACCAGTTCAAGGGCGCCCTGGTGGCGCTGCTGGCCGCCGCGGCGGCACTCTCGGCCGGCTTCGGCGAGTGGGCCGAGGCGGGCGCGATACTGGCGGTGCTCGCCCTAAACGCCGCCATCGGGTTCGCCACGCAGCTGAAGGCCGTGCGGTCCGTCGAGGCGCTCAGGCGCCTGGGGGCGCCGACCGCCCGGGTGCGCCGCGACGGCCGGCTCCTGGTCGTGCCGGCCGCGACGCTCGTGCCCGGCGACGTCCTGATCGTCGAGGCCGGTGACCTGGTGGGCGCCGACGCACGCCTCGTCAAGGCGAGCAGGTTGGAGGCCGACGAGTCGAGCCTGACGGGGGAGTCGGTGCCGGTAGCCAAGGCGGTCGCCGCGATCCGAAGGGCGGCGGAGGTGCACGAGCGAGCCCCGATGCTCCACATGGGTACCGCCGTCACGCGGGGGGCGGGCGAGGCGGTCGTCGTCGCGACCGGCGCGGCGAGCGAGCTCGGCCGGGTCGGGCGGCTGGTCGGCACCGCCGCGCCGCCCGGCACCCCGCTGGAGGCGCGCCTCGCCGGGTTGGCGCACCGCCTGCTCTGGCTCACCCTCGTCGTCGCGGTGACCGTGACCCTCACCGGGATCGGGAGCGGCAAGGGTTGGCTGGTGCTGGTGCAGACGGCCATCGCGTTGGCGGTGGCCACGGTCCCGGAGGGGTTGCCGGTCATCGCGACGCTCACGTTGGCGGGCGGCGTGAGGCGCATGGCGCGCCGCAACGCCCTCGTCAATCGGCTGGCCGCGGTGGAGACGCTCGGCGCGACGAGCGTGATCATCACCGACAAGACGGGGACGCTGACCGAGAACCGCCTCAGGGTCGCGCAGATGTGGTTGCCTTCCGGAGTCGTGACCCTCGGTGAGGGCGGGCCGCTTGACCCGAGCGCGGCGCGGGTCGGCGCGGTGCCGCCTCCGCCGGCAACGCAGCCGGCGGGGGCGACCGAGACGGAACTCGACGCGGAGCTCCGCCACGCCCTCACCCTCGCGGCTCTCTGCGTGACGGCCGAACTGCCCGCGGGGGCCGAGCCCGGCGCGGGCGTCGGCGACCCGCTGGAACTGGCCCTCCTCGCGGCGGCCCGAGATGCCGGCGTCGAGCGCGCGAGCGTCCTGGCGCGTCACCCCGAGCTGGCGCAGGAATCGTTCGACGCCGACACGCGCCTGATGGCCACCGTGCACCGCGGGGCGGTCGCCGAGGGGACCGGCTCGGACGTGTGGATGGCGGTGAAGGGAGCCCCGGGCGAGGTCGTGAGCAGGGCCGTGGAGGTCGTAGCGGCAGGGGGAGGACGGCGTGAACCGCTGACGGCGGCCGCGCGCGAGCTGTGGCTCGAGCGGAACCGCGAGCTCGCGGCGCGCGGCTGGCGGGTGCTCGCGCTGGCCGAGCGCCGCGCCGCCGCGCCGCCGCCATCGCCCTACGAGGGGTTGGCGCTGGTGGGCCTGGTCGCGTTAGCCGACCCGCCGCGCGCGGGCGTGAAGGAGGCCGTCGCCCGCTGTCGCGCCGCAGGCATCCGCGTGCTCATGGCGACCGGCGATCAGGCCGTCACGGCGGCGCGCGTGGCGGAAGAGGTCGGTCTCGACGGGGGCGCCGGTGTGCTCGACGGCCGGGCGGTCGCGACCCTCCTCGAAGGCGGCGCGGCGGGCCGCCGCGAGCTGGCGGCCGCCGGCGTGCTCGCGCGGCTCTCGCCGGAACAGAAGCTCCGGCTGGTGGAGCTTCACCAGGAGCGCGGCGACGTGGTCGCCATGACGGGTGACGGCGTCAACGACGCGCCCGCCCTTCGCAGGGCCGACATCGGGGTGGCCATGGGTCTGCGGGGCACGGAGGTCGCGCGCGAGGCCGCCGACATGGTCTTGCTCGACGACGCCTTCCCGACGATCGTCGCGGCGGTGGAGGAGGGCCGCGCCATCTTCGAGTCCATCCGCGCCTTCGTCGTCTACCTGCTGTCCTGCAACCTGAGCGAGGTGCTCGTCATCGGCGTGGCGGGCCTGGCGGGCTACCCGCTGCCGCTACTGCCACTGCAGATCCTCTTCCTGAACCTGGTCACCGACGTGTTGCCGGCCTTGGCGCTCGGGGCCGGTCGCGGCGATGACCGCGGCGGCGCCCGCTCCATGACGAGGCCGCCACGCCCCGCCGACGAGCCGCTGCTGGCCGGCCGGCACTGGCGGAGCGTCGTGGGTTACGGTTCCCTGCTGACGACCGTGACGCTAGGGGCGTTCCTCGCCGCCTTCCGGCTCCCCGGCGCCACCACCGCCACCGCCGTCACCGTCGCCTTCCTCGTGCTGGCGCTCGGCCAGGTGTGGCACGTCTTCAACATGCGCGAGCCGGGCGCCGCCGCCTCCGGATCGCGGCCCGCCCGTGACGGCTGGCTGTGGAGCGCCGCGCTGACCTGTAGCGCCGTCCTGGGCCTGGCCGTCGCGCTGCCCGGCCCGAGGGAGCTCCTTGGCGTCGAGCTCCTCGGCGCGGGCGGCTGGGCGCTGGTGGCGGTCGGCGGGCTGCTGCCGCTGCTGCTGGGCCGGCTCTGCAAGGCGCTCGGGTTGGGCCGGGTGGCGTGACCCTAGCGCCGTTGCCGGCCCCGGGTGGCCAACGCCGCCGCCAGTCGGTAGGCGTCGCCGCGCGTGAGGGTGCCGTGGGGCGGGTCGAAGTCGGCGAGCCCGGCCGCTCGGACGGCCGGCCAGTCGTCGCCATCGGGGCAATGGCTCATGACGCAGGCGGCCTCGGCGAGCAGGCGCGCCGCCAGCGAGGCCGTCAGCGGCGCGGCGGCGTCGCCGCCCGTCAGTTCGAGGGTCGCGGCCACCAGCCGGCTCGCCAGGTCGCGGTGGAAGTAGAAGCGCGTGCCGACGTGACCCAGGAGGTAAGCGAACGACAGCGACGTCATGGGGGTGTCGAGCTTCGGGTCGTTGTCGTAGCCTCCCACGGCCAGGCCGCGCGCCACCAACACCCGGAAGGCGGAGTACGCCGGGTGTCGCGTGGGGCCGACCGGTGGGCGCTCCCGCACCTCGGGGAGCAGCGCCCCCCTGGCGGTCAGGCGTCGGCGCACCAGCTGCAGGTGTTCGTCGTCGTGGACGACGTCGTGGGCGGGCAGTTCGAGCCGCACCGCCGCCGCCGCCGCCACGCCCGCCGCCTCCGCCATGGCCATCCCGAACGGGACGACGCGCGCCGAAGCGAAGGCGACGGGGTCGTAGCCGGCGCTCTTGCCGACGACCCAGAGCCCCTCCACCTGTGAGCTGACCAACATGCAGAGCCGCCCGCCGTAGATGTCGGGCGCGCCCCACACGAAGCCCGCGTCCTGCGGAGTGAGGCTCTGCGCGTCCAGCGGGTAACCGCCGGCCGCGACGTCGTGGGGCGTCACGCGGTTCGAGAGGACGTCGTCGGCGCTCAGGACGCAATCGGCCAGGAGGTGGCGCGCCTCGCGCACGTAGAGTTCCTGGGCGGCGCCGGCCAGCCGCGCCCGCTCGAAGCCCGGGAGGTGCTCCCTGAGGTAGGCGACGATCGCCTCGCCCTCGGCCAGGCCCTTGTCGCGGCCGGCGTCGAGGCTGCTGGGGTCGAGCGGGTCGAGGCCGTACAGGAGCAGGGCGTTGATCAGCACGCTGCCGTCTTCCTGCAGGCCGAGGTTGAGGCCCCTGAGGCGGGTGCCTTCGCGCGTCGCCACGTAGGCGGCGGGCACGCCGCCGAAGTGCCCCCACGCCACCGTGTCGCGCATGCTGGCGTACGACCGGCCCCGCGCCGCTATCCCGCGCCTGAGCGCCGCCCAGTCGACCCCGCCGACGTTGAGCACCAGCGTGTCCGCCTGCCGCTGGTCGACGCCGAAGCGCTCCCAACCGAAGTCGAACGGCGCGCCGGCGGCGGCGGCGAGGTCGGCGTTGGCGGAGGCGTCGATGACCTGCAACGCGTTGACGGCCACGCGCCGAGCCCCGAGCGTCAGGCCGCGGAGCCGACCGGACTCGAGCCGCGGCGCCACCGAGCCGACGCCACGCCATACCTCCACGCCCGCCTCGTCGAGCAGCCGCTCGAAGGCGCGCTCGGCCCTGAGGACGTCGAACGCGTCGTGGGCGCCCACGAGGCGCCACCACCGCTCGAACAATCCGCGCTGGTAGTTGAACGGTTGCGTGCGCATGTCGAGCATGTTCAGCTCGCCGAGGACGAACAGGCCGCCGAGGCGGACGTCGCCTGTCACGAGGAGCGTGCGCGCCCCCTCCTCGGCGGCGGCCACGGCGGCGACGATCCCCTCCGGTTCGCTCCCGTACACGACGACGTCGAAGTAGGCCGTCCCGCCCGCGCCGGGGTCGCTGGGGCCAAGTCGGCTCGACCCCCCGGCCGGCGCCTGCGCGGCGCCGTGCGCCGCCAGCGTAACCAGCAGCGTAGCGAGGGCGACCCGCAGGGCCATCAGGCCTCGCGGCTCCTGTTGCGGGTCACGAGCTCGCCCAACACCGTCGTGGCGACGGCGGTCGCCGCCCTCGGGCGGGCAAGTTCGGCGCAGTCGGCGCGCATCTCCTCCAGGCGCGCCGGCGCCTCGAGCAGGCGCCGCAGCTTGTGGCCGAACGTGGCTATGGGCTCCACCCGCACGGCGACGCCGTGCTCGAGTAGCACGTTGGCGTTTATCTCCTCCTGCAGCGGGTACGGGCTCACGAGCATCATGGGGAGGCGTGCCGCGAGGGCCTCGCTGCTGGTGAGTCCGCCCGGCTTGGAGATCAGGATGTCGGCCGCCGCCATGCGCGTGGGCATGTCGGTCACCAGGCCGGCCACCGTGTAGCCGATGGGCCCGCTGACGCGCTCCACGTAGGAGCGGGCCAGCGATAGCAGCTCGCTGCTGCGGCCGCACACGACCATCACGTGGAGCGGCCAGCGGAACGCCACGACCTGATCGAGGATTGCCTGGAGGGTCTTCTCGCCAAGGCCGCTCGCCAGCACCAGCAGCAACTCGCGGTCGCCCGGCACCTGGAGCAGCGCGCGCGCCTCGGCGCGGCCCGGCAGCTCGCTGAAGCGCGCGTCGATCGGGATGCCCGTCACGCGGACGCGGTGCTCGTCGACGCCGGCCGCCAACAACTGCGCCCGCACGTCGTCGGAGGCGACGAAGTAGCGCGCGATGCCCGGCTGCAGCCAGAAGGCGTGAGCTGTGAAGTCCGTGATCACCTCGGCCTGCGGCAGCGGCCGGTGCCGGCGCATGCGGCCCGACACGATCTCGGCGCCGAGGAAGTGGGTGTGGACGACCACGTCGGGGCGGTACCTGTCGATCATGCGCGGCACCTCGTACGACAGCAGACGCGTGACGCGCGCCCGCAGGCGCTGCTGCACGCTCTTGAGCTCGCTCGGTCGCCTGTCGAGGCGGCGGCCGACCCACTCGACGAGGTCGGGGACGGTCCGGACCAGGTCGAAGTATGCCTGGCGGTAGAGCCGCCGGAACGGCACGGCGGTGTGTTCGAGGAGGTCGACGTGTGACGCCACCGCCCCCTCAGCCTCCAGGGCCGCGTGCAGGGCGTTGCCCGCGGCCACGTGACCTCCGCCGATGGACGCCGACAGGATCAGCACGCGCGTCGGGTCAGCCACAGGCGGAGCATAGCAAGGCCGTCGCGGCCGGAGCGGGCGCCCCTGCGGGCGTCCCTACGGGCGCCCCTGCGGGCGTCCCTACGGGCGCGCCTACGGGGGGTGATAGCATCCTGGCGGAGGGTCAGATGCCCAGAACCTGGCTGCTGGTGGCCACCTCGCTGCTGCTCTTGGGAGGCTGCGTGCCGACCTCGGCGTTGAAGATGCACGACCTCTACGTCTACGGCGTCGAGAACGCGCGCTACACCTACTTCTACGGCCAGACCGGGGAGCTGCTATACGGCAATCGGTCACTCACGTTGGCGGAGCCGGACGCCGCGCAGGCCGGCGGCGGGCGACCGTTCGCCGTGGCCGGCGCCCTCATGGTCGACGGCGGGCCGTACCTGCGCCAGTCACTCGAGCGCCTCGAGGGGGCGCCTATCGCCGTGAGCCGCTTGCTCTTCACGACGGACGTGCGCCTGGAGCTCGGCGCCGACGTGAGCGAGGTCGTCTACTTCGACGGTCAGTCGTACCTGCGCCTCCTCGACGAGGGGCAGGCCGGCACCGTCCAGCGCGTCGTGCCGAGACCGCGCCTCAACCGGCTGAGGGGCCTCGGCGAGCTGAGCGGCGCCGAAGCCGACGCGCTGGCCGCGGCTCTGGAGGCGCGGGGCCGGCCGTTCGCGCTCGCAGTGCTTCCCACGGCGAGCCTGCCGACCCACCCCGTCGACGGCCTCTCGGAGCACAGCCGAACCGGGGTGTTCGTCCAACTCGGGGTGGAGGTCAGCGAGGAGGTCGCCGGCGGCGCCGCCGAGGAGCTCACGTGGGAGGTGGTGGCGCGCGGCAGCCAGGCCGTCGGGTTCCAGGGCGCCAGTTACCAGCTCGTCACGAGCCGGGACGAGCTCATCGCCCTGTGGCAGCGCGCCTACGGCAGCCAGCTGACGGTGCCCCCGCTGCCCGAGCTCGACTACCGCCGCGAGACCGTCGTGGCGCTCTTCCTCGGCAGCAAGCCCACGGGCGGTTACGGCGTCGACGTCGTCGACGCGCGCGACGAGGGGGGCGAGCTCTACCTCGACCTGCGGCTGACCGAGCCCGGTCCCGGCACCATCACCACCCAGGCGCTCACGAGCCCGTGGCTGGTCCTGCGCGTGCTGCGCGCGGGTTACCAGGCCGCATGGCTGCGCGACGCGGCGAGTGGCAACCTCGTGGGGGTGGCCAGGCGGGAACAGTGACGAGGGCCTGAGCCGCCGGCAGCCTCAGGTGAGGGCGAGCGGATCGAAGAGCCGGCGGTACTCCTCGTTGGCGTAGCGGTCGGTCATGCCGGCGATGTAGTCGGTGACGGCCCGCTCGAGCCCGAGCTCGGGCGCCTGGGCGGCCACGTCGGGCGGCAGCATGTCGGGCGTCTCGACGTAGGCGTGGTAGATGCGCTCGAGTATGAGGTGCGCCTTGCGCGTCATGCGGATCAAGCGGTGATGGAAGTAGAAGTTGGCGTAGAGGTACTCCTTGAGTTCACCCAACCGCCGCGCCATGCCTTCCGACGGCGCCAGCAGTTTGCCGGGCGCCTGCCGCACCCCGTCGAGGTCCGTGACCTCCCGCTCGGTCAGGCGCGCGTGAGTGGCGTGGACGACGTCTGTGATAACGTCGCCCAGCAGCTCGCGGATGAGGACGTAACGCTGCGACGAGTCGAAGCGCTCGGCGCTCAACCCCAGGCGTGAGAACAGCTCGCCCACGATCGGGACCTCCGCCACCCCGGCCGGCCGCAGGTGGCCGGAGCGCAGGCCGTCGTCGAGGTCGTGCGCGTTGTAGGCGACCTCGTCCGCCACGTTGACGACCTGCGCCTCCAGCGACGGCTGCACGTCCGGCTCCCAGCTCGGGTCGGGCACGTCGTACTCCGTCTCGTGCTTCATGATGCCCTCGAGCGTCTCCCACGTGAGGTTGAGGCCGGGGAAGCCCGGGTAACGCCGCTCGAGCTTCGTGACGATGCGCAGGCTCTGCCGGTTGTGGTCGAAGCCGCCGACCCCCGCGGCGAGCGTGTCGAGCGACTTCTCGCCCGCGTGCCCGAACGGCGGGTGCCCCAGGTCGTGCGCCAGGGCTATCGTCTCGCTCAGGTCTTCGTTCAGCCCGAGCGCTCGCGCGATGCTCGTGGCGACCTGCGCCACCTCGAGCGTGTGGGTGAGGCGCGTGCGGTAGTAGTCGCCCTCGTAGTTGACGAACACCTGCGTCTTGTACTCGAGGCGCCTGAACGCGCTCGTGTGCACGACCCGGTCGCGGTCCTTCTGGAACGCCGTCCGGTAGGCGCTCTCGCCCTCGGCGTGGATGCGCCCGCGCGAGCCCGCCGCCAGGGTGGCGTACGGCGCCAGGGTCTGCCGCTCGTTGCGCTCGAGCTGTTCACGCGTCATCAGCATGGTGGCGGTACCATACCAAGCCATGCGAACGACCCTGCTCGCCGAGTTCCTCGACACCTGCGTGCGCACCGCCCACGAGGCCGGCCGCCTCACCCTCGGCTACTTCGGCACCGACCCGGAGGCCGAGTTCAAGGCGGACGACTCGCCCGTCACCCAGGCCGACAGGGCCGCCGAGGAGCTGATCCGGGCGCGGCTGGAGGCGGCCTACCCCGACCACGGGCTGGTGGGTGAGGAGTGGGGGGTGGCGCGCGAGTCGGCCCCCCTCAAGTGGTACATCGACCCGATCGACGGCACCAAGAGCTTCATGCGCGGCGTGCCCCTCTACGCCGTGTTGCTCGGCCTCGAGGAGGAAGGGGAACCGGTCGTCGGCGCCGCTTACTTCCCGGCCCTCGGAGAGATGCTCTACGCCGCCAAGGGCCTTGGCGCTCACCTCAACGGCCGCCGCGTCCGCGTGAGGGACACGCCGACGCTGGCGCGGTCGTTCGTGTCGTTCACGGACGCGGCCTCGTTCGCGCCCCACGGGCGCGCCGCCGCCTGGGAGCGCATCGCCGCCGCCAGCTACTACCGCGTCGGCTGGTCGGACGCCTACGGCCACGCCCTCGTCGCCTCCGGGCGCCTGGAACTCATGCTCGACCCCGTGCTGAACCCGTACGACGCCGGACCGTTCGGCGTCATCCTGCCCGAGGCCGGCGGCTACTTCGGCGACTGGAGCGGCCGGCCCGGCATCCACGGCGGCGAGGGCCTTAGCACGTCGCTGCGGCTCCTGCCGGAGGTGCTCGCCCTGATCGCGGGCTGAGCCGCGCCGCGCCGCCGCCGCGGAGGGCGCCCTCCGCGACGCCCGCTCGTACCCCGCCGACCGGCGCGAGGGCGAGGCGGTAGTAGACTCGTTGCCGATGGACCAGACCCCGAGACGCCAGACTCCGACGACCTGGGTGGGCGGCGTCCCCGTGGGCGCCGGCCACCCCGTCGTCGTGCAGTCGATGACGAACACCGACACGGCCGACGCCGCCGCCACGGCGGAGCAGGTGGCCGCGCTGTGGCGGGCCGGCAGCGAGATCGTGCGCGTGACCGTCAACGACACGCGCGCCGCCGCGGCCGTCCCGGAGCTGAGGGAGCGCCTCGCCGACATGGGCGTGACGGCGCCCATAGTTGGCGACTTCCACTTCAACGGCCACGCGCTGCTCACCGCCCACCCCGCCATGGCCGCCAACCTCGACAAGTACCGCATCAACCCAGGCAACGTGGGGCCGGGCAGGCGCCACGACGCGAACTTCCTGACCATCATCGACGTGGCGAAGGACAACGGCAAACCCGTGCGGATCGGCGTCAACTGGGGCTCGCTCGACCAGGCGCTGCTCACGAGCATGATGGACGACAACGGCAGGTTGCCCGAACCGAAGCCCGGGCACGAGGTACTGCTGGAGGCCCTCATCGAGTCCGCGCTGCGGTCCGCCGAGGCGGCCGAGGCGCACGGCCTGGGGCACGACCGCATCGTCCTGAGCGCCAAGGTGAGCGGCGTGCGCGACCTGTGGGAGGTCTACCGCCGCCTGGCCGCGCGCTGCGACTACCCGCTCCACCTCGGCCTCACGGAGGCCGGCATGGGCGTGAAGGGGACCGTCTCGAGCACGGCGGCCCTGGCGCCCCTCTTGGCCGAGGGGATCGGCGACACCATCAGGGTGTCCCTCACGCCGGACCCGGGGGCGCCGCGGGAGCGCGAGGTGGAGATCGCCCAGGAGGTACTGCAGGCGCTCGACCTGCGGCGCTTCGCCCCGAGCGTGACGGCGTGCCCGGGGTGCGGTAGGACCACCAGCACGCTGTTCCAGGAGATGGCCCGCGACATCCAGGCGCACCTCAAGGCGGCCATGCCCGCCTGGAAGGAGCGCTACCCGGGCGTCGAGGGGCTCAAGGTGGCCGTCATGGGCTGCGTGGTGAACGGCCCCGGCGAGTCGAAGCACGCCGACATCGGCATCAGCCTGCCGGGCACCGGCGAGTCGCCCCGCGCGCCGGTCTACCAGGACGGCAAGCTGCTGACCACGCTGCAAGGCCCCGACATCGCCGGCGACTTCAACCGCCTCCTCGACGACTACGTCAGGACCCGCTACGGCGTCCCCGACCCCGCCGGCGCCTGACCGACCCGGCCGCCTGCGCGTATGGTGAGGGCATGAAGATCTACACACGCACGGGCGACGATGGCAGCACCGCCCTGTTCGGCGGGGCGCGCGTGGGCAAGGACGACGCGCGGGTGGAGGCCTACGGCACCGTGGACGAGGCCAACGCGGCGCTCGGCCTGGCGCGAGCCGAGCTGGCACGGGACGCCGCGGCGGCAGCCGCCACGGGGGGCGCCGACGCCAAGGCGGGCTTCGCCAAGCTCGACGCCGACCTGGCGCGGCTGCAGAGCCTGCTCTTCGACCTCGGGGCGGACCTCGCCACCCCCGGCGGCACGCGGACGCGCGCCTTCATCCAACCGATACTGCCGGAGGACGTCGAGCACCTCGAGGCGCTCATCGACGAGTACTCGCTCGAGTTGCCGCCGCTCACGCACTTCATACTGCCGGGTGGCACCCCGGCATCGGGTGCGTTCCAGCTGGCGCGCGCCACCATCCGCCGGGCGGAACGGCACGCGGTCGCGCTCGCCCGCGGGGAGGAGGTGGGGGAGAGCGTGCTGCCGTTACTCAACCGGCTCTCCGACCTGTTCTTCGTGCTGGCACGCGTGGCGTGCCTGCGGGCCGGGGTGCCGGAGGTCATCTGGCAGGCGCGCAAGCCCGAGCGCAAGCGCCCCGCGGACGGCTAGACGCGCCCCTTCAACTCACGGACGGCACCGAGGCCGCGCCGGTCCAGTTCGGCCGACAGGCCCGCCAGGACGTCGGTGACGACGCGAGGACCGCGGTAGACGAACGAAGTGTAGAGCTGAAGGAGGTCCGCGCCGGCCCTGAAGCGGTCGAGCGCGTCGGCGGGTCCCGCGATCCCGCCGACCGCCACCACCGGCAGCTGGGTGCGCGCGCGGACCAGTTCCAGCACGCGCAGGGCGCGCCGCGCCAGCGGACGGCCCGACAGGCCGCCCTCCTGGGTGCGGTGGGGGGAGGCGAGCTCGGCGCGCGCCAGGGTGGTGTTGGTGGCGATCAACCCCGCCGCGCCACCCCGCTCGGCCGCCTCGACGAGCTCGGCGATCTCGTCGTCGCTGAGGTCGGGGGCGAGCTTGACGAGGACCGGCTTGGCTCCCAGTTCGGTCCTCAGCTCGGCCGCCACGCGCAGGAGCGCCAGGAGCGGCTCGGTGCGCTGCAGGGCGCGCAGGCCCGGGGTGTTCGGCGACGAGACGTTAAGTGTCAGGTAGTCGGCCACCCGCCAGACCTCGCCTAGCGCGGCGCGGTAATCGTCGGCGGCGCTCTCGGCTCGCGCGACGCGCGACTTGCCCACGTTCACTCCCAGCACGACGCCGGGCACGCGCCCGCGGTCGAGGCGTGCCAGGCGCGCGGCCAGCGCGGCGGCGCCCGCGTTGTTGAACCCCATGCGGTTGACGAGGGCCTCGTCCTCCACCAACCTGAAGAGGCGCGGCCGGGCGTTGCCGGGTTGAGGCAGCGCCGTCACGCTGCCGACCTCCACTGCCCCGAAGCCGAGCGCTGCCAGGGCGGGGAACGCCACGCCGTCCTTGTCGAGGCCGGCCGCCAACCCCAGCGGGTTCGGGAAGCGGAGCCCGAACGCCTCGACGGCCAGGCGCGGGTCGGGCGCGCCGCGCGTCATGGCCATGAGGCGCGGGAGCGCGGCGCTGCGGCTCGCGAGGGCCAACCCGCCCATCACCAGGTCGTGGGCGCGCTCCGGCTCCAACCGGAACAGCAAGCGTTTGGCTTGTGAGTAGACGTTCATGAGTGACCTCGCCCCGCTCGCGACCGGCCGGCCCGGCGGCGCCCAAGCTTACCCGGGTGCGCCCAGGGCGCGCCCTGGGTGCGCCCAGGGCGCCCCCGGGTGCCGTGGTAACGTCGCTCGGTGCAGGAGTCCGAGCAGTTCCTGGTCGACCAGGCGCGCTTCCAAGGGTCGCTGACGGAGCTGGCGCACGCGCTGCGCACGCAGACGCTCGCGCC of Trueperaceae bacterium contains these proteins:
- a CDS encoding DUF815 domain-containing protein — encoded protein: MTPPTTPSLFPALAAAPWWTPFLARREASAASVDLPVALAAAGHPDPAAAVAYTVMAHRTVLSPYAVGAVPSGLTALARAELWRLAETLRRVMEPSGAVGRNAAGVTLTDLASSPLEPVAQARVARLAQALLGADADALLDVYLGLLGEVGNGPASLHPALTWRDGNLEPLNYPDAPAWEELAGLDGPLTRLAANTEALLAGRPANDCLLYGARGSGKSTAVRGLVHRYAEGGLRLVEVAPATLEGLPRLLELLRPQPLKFVLFVDDLAFEGEDDAYRPLKSLLDGGLRRRPANTLVYATSNRRHLVRERLRDRPDPLDDDVHAWDTTQERLALADRFGLVITFPGADQRRYLELVRALAAARGLAVDADLVERALRFADWNNGLSGRTARQFVDSQ
- a CDS encoding cation-transporting P-type ATPase; this translates as MADVATRRESPAAPAYGGEAPWAETADAVACLLGVDPAAGLAGADALERLRRHGENVAAATTPRAWWRVLLDQFKGALVALLAAAAALSAGFGEWAEAGAILAVLALNAAIGFATQLKAVRSVEALRRLGAPTARVRRDGRLLVVPAATLVPGDVLIVEAGDLVGADARLVKASRLEADESSLTGESVPVAKAVAAIRRAAEVHERAPMLHMGTAVTRGAGEAVVVATGAASELGRVGRLVGTAAPPGTPLEARLAGLAHRLLWLTLVVAVTVTLTGIGSGKGWLVLVQTAIALAVATVPEGLPVIATLTLAGGVRRMARRNALVNRLAAVETLGATSVIITDKTGTLTENRLRVAQMWLPSGVVTLGEGGPLDPSAARVGAVPPPPATQPAGATETELDAELRHALTLAALCVTAELPAGAEPGAGVGDPLELALLAAARDAGVERASVLARHPELAQESFDADTRLMATVHRGAVAEGTGSDVWMAVKGAPGEVVSRAVEVVAAGGGRREPLTAAARELWLERNRELAARGWRVLALAERRAAAPPPSPYEGLALVGLVALADPPRAGVKEAVARCRAAGIRVLMATGDQAVTAARVAEEVGLDGGAGVLDGRAVATLLEGGAAGRRELAAAGVLARLSPEQKLRLVELHQERGDVVAMTGDGVNDAPALRRADIGVAMGLRGTEVAREAADMVLLDDAFPTIVAAVEEGRAIFESIRAFVVYLLSCNLSEVLVIGVAGLAGYPLPLLPLQILFLNLVTDVLPALALGAGRGDDRGGARSMTRPPRPADEPLLAGRHWRSVVGYGSLLTTVTLGAFLAAFRLPGATTATAVTVAFLVLALGQVWHVFNMREPGAAASGSRPARDGWLWSAALTCSAVLGLAVALPGPRELLGVELLGAGGWALVAVGGLLPLLLGRLCKALGLGRVA
- a CDS encoding FAD-dependent oxidoreductase → MALRVALATLLVTLAAHGAAQAPAGGSSRLGPSDPGAGGTAYFDVVVYGSEPEGIVAAVAAAEEGARTLLVTGDVRLGGLFVLGELNMLDMRTQPFNYQRGLFERWWRLVGAHDAFDVLRAERAFERLLDEAGVEVWRGVGSVAPRLESGRLRGLTLGARRVAVNALQVIDASANADLAAAAGAPFDFGWERFGVDQRQADTLVLNVGGVDWAALRRGIAARGRSYASMRDTVAWGHFGGVPAAYVATREGTRLRGLNLGLQEDGSVLINALLLYGLDPLDPSSLDAGRDKGLAEGEAIVAYLREHLPGFERARLAGAAQELYVREARHLLADCVLSADDVLSNRVTPHDVAAGGYPLDAQSLTPQDAGFVWGAPDIYGGRLCMLVSSQVEGLWVVGKSAGYDPVAFASARVVPFGMAMAEAAGVAAAAAVRLELPAHDVVHDDEHLQLVRRRLTARGALLPEVRERPPVGPTRHPAYSAFRVLVARGLAVGGYDNDPKLDTPMTSLSFAYLLGHVGTRFYFHRDLASRLVAATLELTGGDAAAPLTASLAARLLAEAACVMSHCPDGDDWPAVRAAGLADFDPPHGTLTRGDAYRLAAALATRGRQRR